The nucleotide window TATTCCTCTGCAATAACATCACCTTTTCTCCAAAGTGATGTTTTTAATGGCAACCCGTGGTCCTGCTGGAATCCCATTGAACCCGTGGCATTCGTAATGTGCACAAAAACAGTATAGTTTATATCAACTTTATCAAGCGATTTCCAATAATATATTATATGGAATGATTCTCCGGATTTGAGATTTGTTTTGTTGATTGAGTATCCTAGAAGGGCTATTGAGTTGTTAAAATTCACAACTACGGGATTTTGTATCTTTATTTCACTTGTTAGCTGCGCGATTTTTTTCTGCGGATAGTATCTTTTAACAAGCATGCTCTCGTTATACAAATCTGAAAAAATCAGAACCTGCTTAATCACCTTCAGCGTATTAATCACAGCTCTGTTCTGGCTGTCAATAAAACTTCCTGACGTCACGCTTGCATTGAAAAGCCCGACACGGACTAAATACGTCCCTTCATTTATTGCAGGAACCCTTACATCATATTCTTCCATCAAAACATCGCCTTTATTTAATCGAAGAAGCTTGTGGTCCTGCTTGAAAATTATCTTTCCCGCTGCATCTGTTATGTCAACTGTCACTGTATATTCCTTGTCTGTCTCATTTACGCTCATCCAATAATAGTCAATATGAAGAGAATTTCCCACACTCACTGTCGCATTCTTTATCGAGTGGCTTAACAGGGCAATCTTGCTGTCAAAAATAACAACTGATGTCGGAGGTATTGTCACATTTGTGATTGTTTCAGCAATCCCTTTCTGCGGATAGTATCTTTGCACATCCATTCTATTGCTGTAAAGCTCTTCAAGTGAAAACTTTTGCATCGGATTTTCTTCTTCTATCGCATTGCTTACAAGATACGGATAAAATATATCCAGAAGGAATATGAACAGTATTAAGCCCCCGCCCATTAATATATACGTTGTCCTTTTCGGCACTTTTATTGCAGGCATCCTAGACAATCCATAGAACGCACCGCATATTGCTAGTATCTCAAAAACAATCGTTTGGAAATTAATCGGAATCTTCAATGCCAAATTGGAAAACATCACAGTCAGGACAACTAAAGAAATGCTCAGCCCGATAGACAAAGCAAGCCGTTCAATTTCATCAATCTCATCCTTAAAGAACGCAAAAGTAGCAATATAGCCCGGGATAAACAATACAAAAACAAGCCCCAGAACAGCACGAAGAACCCTGTAAATGGCATCAAATCCAAGATAATAAAAAATAATATCAATAACTACCAAAGCAACAAAAGCAATCAAAAGATTCTTATTCATCCCAGTACGCTCTTGATTAAACTCGTATGAGAACTTCCTGCGTTCTGGCTTCTTAGGTTCTTTATATGTGTATTCGTATTTTTTCATATATTCACGTCTTTAAAATGATCGACTTTGCCAACGTAAGAATATCTTCAGCAATCATCAGATAATGTTTAACCTCAGATTTGGAAAACATTCTTCCCTGAACATAGCCCGCAGTATGCAGGGCTGATGCCACTTCAAGATATTTATTCGAAACATCACGGCTTATCTTATTTGTATTGACAAGATTATCCCTGATCAAAAATTGCAATGCAAGCCGACCTGTGAAATTTTTATCCCTGCCCGGATATTCTATGTTCTTTATGCCCTGGTGAAAAAGCAGTGCCTCAAGCGATGCCTCTATTGCCCTGAAAGTCTCTTCTGCGGCAGGGAATAACCGGCCTGCTTCAAAGTTCAAGCTTGCAGATGAAAAGTATTCTTCTGCTTTCTGCAGCGACCACTTAACCAATTCTTCTCGGCTTTGAACCACATAAAATCTTACCTTTTGCCTGTGCTTCTATTATCAGGCTGTTATTGACAAGCCCTTTTTTATAATAATCTTCTGAAACTA belongs to Nanoarchaeota archaeon and includes:
- a CDS encoding HEPN domain-containing protein, which produces MVQSREELVKWSLQKAEEYFSSASLNFEAGRLFPAAEETFRAIEASLEALLFHQGIKNIEYPGRDKNFTGRLALQFLIRDNLVNTNKISRDVSNKYLEVASALHTAGYVQGRMFSKSEVKHYLMIAEDILTLAKSIILKT
- a CDS encoding DUF1616 domain-containing protein encodes the protein MNKNLLIAFVALVVIDIIFYYLGFDAIYRVLRAVLGLVFVLFIPGYIATFAFFKDEIDEIERLALSIGLSISLVVLTVMFSNLALKIPINFQTIVFEILAICGAFYGLSRMPAIKVPKRTTYILMGGGLILFIFLLDIFYPYLVSNAIEEENPMQKFSLEELYSNRMDVQRYYPQKGIAETITNVTIPPTSVVIFDSKIALLSHSIKNATVSVGNSLHIDYYWMSVNETDKEYTVTVDITDAAGKIIFKQDHKLLRLNKGDVLMEEYDVRVPAINEGTYLVRVGLFNASVTSGSFIDSQNRAVINTLKVIKQVLIFSDLYNESMLVKRYYPQKKIAQLTSEIKIQNPVVVNFNNSIALLGYSINKTNLKSGESFHIIYYWKSLDKVDINYTVFVHITNATGSMGFQQDHGLPLKTSLWRKGDVIAEEYDVKVPNVAAGNYTIRLGLYDSSGTKKRMPILFGPMDKENRAIIETFNITQ